In the genome of Podarcis raffonei isolate rPodRaf1 chromosome 17, rPodRaf1.pri, whole genome shotgun sequence, one region contains:
- the LOC128405147 gene encoding uncharacterized protein LOC128405147: MGFSVVLCIAYFCPSLGALVSPDPELLSQGRTRLQQARELARHPRYGSCWMGALGQLDAGCRELDEEQQSRIAIKFAHCHLQRSGRKFPPCEPSSSIRGCTQDMDPVAFGVYTEFFTHAQSICYFLHNEAWQQRAQDTMHRLTSSSETVARQLESTHQLAGEIAQAQDATLRSQEQILQDGERLHQMLRDSSQGVRQAFQELQDSAFEQRVAFAEIFNRVTFLHRFVVGESSALYSIFFHLLSGAASLVLTSSQRTAGARFPLLTLVGANIYLERVICSLLMEEGGGGQDLTERISFWVGLSRRGFAGLGFAVMTYFIWIYKDPAKQNQEVLQSLQQTRTEIQRLLQETERLLPKPELLLLDSEVNAENKEFTDSGFPKLLPCSQHRTATEVKERRADQKKMEEMWTSCPKRRGRSPSRMRRSPSCTRRSPSRTRRSRSRQRSRTRNVAAQPLAIPVPLEQALQCSLRSQRCLEVPHPPIHH, encoded by the exons ATGGGCTTTTCAGTTGTTCTTTGTATAGCTTATTTCTGTCCCAGTCTTGGGGCGCTGGTGTCTCCCGATCCTGAGCTTCTGTCTCAAGGAAGGACCCGCCTGCAACAGGCCCGTGAACTGGCTCGACACCCCCGCTATGGCAGTTGTTGGATGGGAGCCTTAGGGCAGCTAGACGCCGGGTGCAGGGAGCTGGATGAGGAGCAGCAAAGCCGCATTGCAATCAAATTTGCCCATTGCCACCTCCAGCG GTCTGGAAGGAAGTTCCCCCCCTGTGAGCCTAGCAGCTCCATCCGTGGTTGCACACAGGACATGGACCCAGTGGCCTTTGGGGTGTACACAGAGTTCTTCACCCATGCTCAAAGCATCTGTTACTTCCTGCACAATGAGGCCTGGCAACAACGAGCCCAAGATACCATGCACAG ACTGACTTCCTCTTCAGAGACTGTGGCCCGCCAACTGGAATCCACCCATCAGCTTGCTGGAGAGATCGCCCAGGCACAGGATGCCACCTTGCGCTCTCAGGAGCAGATCCTGCAAGATGGGGAGCGGCTACATCAGATGCTGCGTGACTCCTCCCAAG GGGTGCGCCAGGCCTTCCAAGAATTGCAGGATTCAGCTTTTGAGCAGCGAGTAGCCTTTGCTGAGATCTTCAACCGGGTTACATTTCTGCACCGCTTTGTCGTTGGGGAATCCAGCGCTCTCTACTCGATCTTCTTCCATCTCCTAAGTGGGGCTGCCAGCCTGGTGCTGACCTCTAGCCAACGGACTGCAGGAGCGCG GTTTCCTCTGCTGACATTGGTGGGAGCAAACATTTACCTAGAGCGTGTCATCTGCAGCCTTCTCATGGAAGAAGGGGGCGGGGGCCAGGACTTGACG GAGAGAATCTCCTTCTGGGTGGGCCTATCACGTCGAGGTTTTGCTGGTCTGGGCTTCGCTGTGATGACTTATTTTATCTGGATCTACAAAGACCCAGCCAAACAGAACCAGGAAGTACTGCAAAGTCTACAGCAGACCCGGACAGAGATCCAGAGGCTTCTGCAAGAAACAG AGAGGCTACTGCCGAAACCAGAGCTCCTGCTTCTGGACTCCGAGGTCAATGCAGAGAACAAGGAATTCACGGACTCAGGATTCCCAAAGCTGCTGCCCTGCTCACAGCACAGAACTGCAACGGAAGTAAAGGAACGCAGGGCTGACCAGAAGAAAA TGGAAGAGATGTGGACTAGCTGTCCCAAGCGGAGGGGGCGTTCTCCATCCCGCATGCGACGTTCTCCGTCCTGCACGCGACGTTCTCCGTCCCGCACTCGACGCTCCCGGTCCCGCCAGCGCAGTCGGACTAGGAATGTCGCTGCCCAGCCGCTGGCAATCCCTGTACCTCTGGAGCAG GCTCTGCAGTGCAGCCTTCGGAGCCAGAGATGCTTGGAAGTGCCTCACCCTCCAATCCATCATTAA